In one Rhinopithecus roxellana isolate Shanxi Qingling chromosome 1, ASM756505v1, whole genome shotgun sequence genomic region, the following are encoded:
- the IL12A gene encoding interleukin-12 subunit alpha isoform X3: MWPPGSASQPPPSPATATGLHPAARPVSLQCQLSMCPARSLLLMATLVLLDYLSLARNLSVATPVPEMFPCLHHSQNLLKAASNTLQKNESCLNSRETSFTTNGSCLASRKTSFMMALCLSSIYEDLKMYQVEFKTMNAKLLMDPKRQIFLDQNMLGVIDELMQALNFSSETVPQKSSLEEPDFYKTKIKLCILLHAFRIRAVTIDRVMSYLNAS, from the exons ATGTGGCCCCCTGGGTCAGCCTCGCAGCCACCGCCCTCACCTGCCACGGCCACAGGTCTGCATCCAGCGGCTCGCCCAGTGTCCCTGCAGTGCCAGCTCAGCATGTGTCCAGCGCGCA GCCTCCTCCTTATGGCCACCCTGGTCCTCCTGGACTACCTCAGTTTGGCCAGAAACCTCTCCGTGGCCACCCCAGTCCCAGAAATGTTCCCATGCCTTCACCACTCCCAAAACCTGCTGAAGGCCGCCAGCAACACGCTCCAGAAG AATGAGAGTTGCCTAAATTCCAGAGAGACCTCTTTCACAACT aatgGGAGTTGCCTGGCCTCCAGAAAGACCTCTTTTATGATG GCCCTGTGCCTTAGTAGTATTTATGAAGACTTGAAGATGTACCaggtggagttcaagaccatgaATGCAAAGCTTCTGATGGATCCTAAGAGGCAGATCTTTCTAGATCAAAACATGCTGGGCGTTATTGACGAGCTGATGCAG GCCCTGAATTTCAGCAGTGAGACTGTGCCACAAAAATCCTCCCTTGAAGAACCGGatttttacaaaactaaaatCAAGCTCTGCATACTTCTTCATGCTTTCAGAATTCGGGCAGTGACTATTGATAGAGTGATGAGCTATCTGAATGCTTCCTAA
- the IL12A gene encoding interleukin-12 subunit alpha isoform X2: MWPPGSASQPPPSPATATGLHPAARPVSLQCQLSMCPARSLLLMATLVLLDYLSLARNLSVATPVPEMFPCLHHSQNLLKAASNTLQKARQILEFYPCTSEEIDHEDITKDKTSTVEACLPLELIKNGSCLASRKTSFMMALCLSSIYEDLKMYQVEFKTMNAKLLMDPKRQIFLDQNMLGVIDELMQALNFSSETVPQKSSLEEPDFYKTKIKLCILLHAFRIRAVTIDRVMSYLNAS, translated from the exons ATGTGGCCCCCTGGGTCAGCCTCGCAGCCACCGCCCTCACCTGCCACGGCCACAGGTCTGCATCCAGCGGCTCGCCCAGTGTCCCTGCAGTGCCAGCTCAGCATGTGTCCAGCGCGCA GCCTCCTCCTTATGGCCACCCTGGTCCTCCTGGACTACCTCAGTTTGGCCAGAAACCTCTCCGTGGCCACCCCAGTCCCAGAAATGTTCCCATGCCTTCACCACTCCCAAAACCTGCTGAAGGCCGCCAGCAACACGCTCCAGAAG GCCAGACAAATTCTAGAATTTTACCCTTGCACTTCTGAAGAGATTGATCATGAAGATATCACAAAAGATAAAACCAGCACAGTGGAGGCCTGTTTACCATTGGAATTAATCAAG aatgGGAGTTGCCTGGCCTCCAGAAAGACCTCTTTTATGATG GCCCTGTGCCTTAGTAGTATTTATGAAGACTTGAAGATGTACCaggtggagttcaagaccatgaATGCAAAGCTTCTGATGGATCCTAAGAGGCAGATCTTTCTAGATCAAAACATGCTGGGCGTTATTGACGAGCTGATGCAG GCCCTGAATTTCAGCAGTGAGACTGTGCCACAAAAATCCTCCCTTGAAGAACCGGatttttacaaaactaaaatCAAGCTCTGCATACTTCTTCATGCTTTCAGAATTCGGGCAGTGACTATTGATAGAGTGATGAGCTATCTGAATGCTTCCTAA
- the IL12A gene encoding interleukin-12 subunit alpha isoform X1 produces the protein MWPPGSASQPPPSPATATGLHPAARPVSLQCQLSMCPARSLLLMATLVLLDYLSLARNLSVATPVPEMFPCLHHSQNLLKAASNTLQKARQILEFYPCTSEEIDHEDITKDKTSTVEACLPLELIKNESCLNSRETSFTTNGSCLASRKTSFMMALCLSSIYEDLKMYQVEFKTMNAKLLMDPKRQIFLDQNMLGVIDELMQALNFSSETVPQKSSLEEPDFYKTKIKLCILLHAFRIRAVTIDRVMSYLNAS, from the exons ATGTGGCCCCCTGGGTCAGCCTCGCAGCCACCGCCCTCACCTGCCACGGCCACAGGTCTGCATCCAGCGGCTCGCCCAGTGTCCCTGCAGTGCCAGCTCAGCATGTGTCCAGCGCGCA GCCTCCTCCTTATGGCCACCCTGGTCCTCCTGGACTACCTCAGTTTGGCCAGAAACCTCTCCGTGGCCACCCCAGTCCCAGAAATGTTCCCATGCCTTCACCACTCCCAAAACCTGCTGAAGGCCGCCAGCAACACGCTCCAGAAG GCCAGACAAATTCTAGAATTTTACCCTTGCACTTCTGAAGAGATTGATCATGAAGATATCACAAAAGATAAAACCAGCACAGTGGAGGCCTGTTTACCATTGGAATTAATCAAG AATGAGAGTTGCCTAAATTCCAGAGAGACCTCTTTCACAACT aatgGGAGTTGCCTGGCCTCCAGAAAGACCTCTTTTATGATG GCCCTGTGCCTTAGTAGTATTTATGAAGACTTGAAGATGTACCaggtggagttcaagaccatgaATGCAAAGCTTCTGATGGATCCTAAGAGGCAGATCTTTCTAGATCAAAACATGCTGGGCGTTATTGACGAGCTGATGCAG GCCCTGAATTTCAGCAGTGAGACTGTGCCACAAAAATCCTCCCTTGAAGAACCGGatttttacaaaactaaaatCAAGCTCTGCATACTTCTTCATGCTTTCAGAATTCGGGCAGTGACTATTGATAGAGTGATGAGCTATCTGAATGCTTCCTAA